One Malania oleifera isolate guangnan ecotype guangnan chromosome 9, ASM2987363v1, whole genome shotgun sequence DNA segment encodes these proteins:
- the LOC131163651 gene encoding uncharacterized protein LOC131163651 encodes MSFGSSTLNLQKFVVKILNLTCSATGCERNWSIFQHLHSKRRNRLSQQHLNDLVLVKYNRTLRHRYNKRDTIDPILLKDSDDSNEWLIGRMDDDSNEDDELVCEYDILTWGFVARAAGLNNAPHDTRARISANMSSSCRGRASSSNARGLTTMLELVDEDEIQVDSAKEIEEEKDVGEKNSDEEEEDDDIFGRLS; translated from the exons ATGTCATTTGGATCATCAACActaaacttgcaaaagtttgttGTGAAAATCCTTAACCTCACGTGTAGTGCTACCGGCtgcgaaagaaattggagcatattccaacat cttcatagcaaaaggagaaataggctatcccaacaacacttgaatgatttggtattggtgaaatataatcgaactctGAGGCATCGATACAACAAgcgtgacaccattgatcccatccttcTGAAGGACAgtgatgatagtaatgagtggttgattggtaggatggatgaCGATTCTaatgaggatgatgaacttgtgtgTGAATATGATATTTTGACTTGGGGTTTTGTTGCTAGAGCTGCTGGACTAAATAACGCCCCACATGACACTAGAGCAAGAATAAGTGCAAATATGTCATCATCGTGTAGAGGAAGAGCTTCATCCAGCAATGCTAGGGGCCTAaccacaatgttggaacttgtagatgaggatgagaTCCAAGTGGATAGTGCAAAGGAGAtagaagaggaaaaagatgttggagaaaaaAATTctgatgaagaagaggaagatgatgatatctttggcagacttagttga